In one window of Gemmatimonadota bacterium DNA:
- a CDS encoding sigma-54-dependent Fis family transcriptional regulator — MATILCVDDEPATGVVLEHHLTRIGHRPLLASSVEDALKTIARTPVDLIVADYRMPKATGLDLLSVLEKEGYQIPVIIMTGYSSIEHAVISIKSGAIDYLTKPIRPETLEIAVTQALEVVRLRRENEQFRREINRFRSTRALVGESPHFRRVMETISTVAPTKATVLLEGESGTGKELFARAVHDQSPRHEGPFIAINCAAMPDGLIESALFGHEKGAFTGATTRSAGAFERAHGGTLLLDEISEMRLDLQAKLLRVIQEHEFERVGGHQAIRVDVRLVATTNRDLRAEAEAGRFRTDLFYRLNVVPIKTPPLRERREDIPVLVQHFARRAAEEIGVAVNAVSPEAVDLLMRHSWPGNVRELANAVERAVILSRGGVLRPEVFQGTLDVALKPAALPPPSVTNQLGGTVAAVIPAPAGASDAFNLDELERQAIQRALVATAGNRTRAAKLLGISERTLRNKLNGRREEPATVED; from the coding sequence ATGGCTACCATTCTGTGTGTCGACGACGAACCGGCCACCGGCGTCGTCCTTGAGCACCACCTCACCCGCATCGGGCACCGGCCGCTCCTCGCTTCCAGCGTCGAGGACGCCCTCAAGACCATCGCTCGGACCCCCGTCGATCTGATCGTTGCCGACTACCGGATGCCCAAGGCCACCGGGCTCGACCTGCTGAGCGTCCTCGAAAAAGAGGGCTACCAGATCCCGGTCATCATCATGACCGGCTATTCCAGTATCGAGCACGCGGTCATTTCCATTAAGTCCGGCGCCATCGACTACCTCACCAAGCCCATCCGGCCGGAGACCCTCGAGATCGCCGTCACCCAGGCGCTCGAGGTGGTGCGGCTCCGCCGGGAGAACGAGCAGTTCCGGCGCGAGATCAACCGCTTCCGCTCCACCCGCGCGCTGGTCGGGGAGAGCCCACACTTCCGCCGGGTCATGGAGACGATCTCGACCGTCGCCCCGACCAAGGCCACCGTCCTGCTCGAGGGCGAGTCCGGGACCGGCAAGGAGCTCTTTGCCCGCGCCGTGCACGACCAGAGCCCGCGCCACGAGGGCCCGTTCATCGCCATCAACTGCGCGGCGATGCCCGACGGCCTCATCGAGAGTGCGCTGTTCGGCCACGAGAAGGGCGCCTTCACCGGGGCCACCACCCGCTCGGCGGGCGCCTTCGAACGGGCCCACGGCGGCACCCTCCTGCTGGACGAGATCTCCGAGATGCGGCTCGACCTGCAGGCCAAGCTGCTGCGCGTCATCCAGGAGCACGAGTTCGAGCGGGTGGGCGGGCACCAGGCCATCCGGGTGGATGTCCGGCTGGTGGCCACGACCAACCGCGACCTCCGCGCCGAGGCCGAGGCGGGCCGGTTCCGGACCGACCTGTTCTACCGGCTCAACGTGGTGCCGATCAAGACCCCGCCCCTGCGCGAGCGGCGGGAGGACATCCCGGTGCTGGTGCAGCACTTTGCCCGGCGGGCGGCGGAGGAGATCGGGGTGGCGGTCAACGCGGTGTCGCCCGAGGCGGTGGACCTGCTGATGCGGCACTCCTGGCCCGGCAACGTGCGCGAACTGGCCAATGCCGTGGAGCGCGCGGTGATCCTCTCCCGTGGCGGCGTGCTGCGGCCCGAGGTGTTCCAGGGCACCCTCGATGTGGCCCTCAAGCCGGCCGCGCTGCCGCCGCCCAGCGTCACCAACCAGCTGGGCGGCACCGTGGCCGCCGTCATTCCGGCCCCCGCGGGCGCGTCCGACGCCTTCAACCTCGACGAGCTGGAGCGGCAGGCCATCCAGCGTGCCCTGGTCGCCACCGCCGGGAACCGCACCCGCGCCGCCAAGCTGCTCGGCATCAGCGAACGGACCCTCCGCAACAAGCTCAATGGGCGCCGGGAAGAGCCGGCCACCGTCGAGGACTAG
- the flgL gene encoding flagellar hook-associated protein FlgL, with amino-acid sequence MRISNSLTQQRVLRDLQGNLARLAAAQSQVSTGKRFEAMSEDPLAGIQVLGADQGLRAIAQYRRNSTAAQTRIDAEESILGQVTDLLTRAKELAIQEGTASSTPQTRAMVKSEIDQILGQVIALGNTQVGNEYVFAGHQTGTVPFDPTGAYFGDAGQRMVEVGQGYTMPANHSGRELLVDSGVIAALRQLSTELGTGSPSTIGPVAGSIDTAFDNVQALLAVNGSRARQIESAMQNSDALEATHTQRKSDAQDIDVAAATSRFVSAQNTLQAALLSTSRLLSTSLTDYLR; translated from the coding sequence ATGCGCATTTCGAACAGTCTCACGCAGCAGCGGGTGCTCCGGGACCTCCAGGGCAATCTCGCACGCCTCGCCGCAGCACAATCGCAAGTCTCTACAGGCAAACGCTTTGAGGCGATGAGCGAGGACCCGCTCGCTGGCATCCAGGTGCTCGGGGCCGATCAGGGACTCCGTGCCATCGCGCAATACCGCCGGAATTCGACGGCGGCCCAGACCCGGATCGACGCCGAGGAGTCCATCCTGGGCCAGGTCACCGACCTGCTGACCCGGGCCAAGGAGCTGGCCATCCAGGAAGGTACGGCCAGCAGCACCCCCCAGACCCGCGCCATGGTGAAGTCCGAGATCGACCAGATCCTCGGGCAGGTCATCGCCCTCGGGAATACCCAGGTCGGGAACGAGTACGTCTTCGCCGGGCACCAGACCGGCACCGTCCCCTTCGACCCGACCGGGGCCTATTTCGGCGATGCGGGGCAGCGGATGGTGGAGGTCGGCCAGGGGTACACCATGCCGGCCAACCACAGCGGGCGCGAACTGCTGGTGGACAGCGGCGTGATCGCCGCGCTGCGGCAGCTCAGCACCGAACTCGGCACCGGGTCCCCGTCCACCATCGGTCCGGTGGCGGGCAGCATCGACACCGCCTTTGACAACGTGCAGGCGCTCCTCGCCGTGAACGGCTCCCGCGCCCGCCAGATCGAGTCCGCCATGCAGAACTCCGACGCCCTCGAGGCGACCCACACCCAGCGCAAGAGCGACGCGCAGGACATCGACGTGGCCGCGGCCACCAGCCGCTTCGTGAGCGCCCAGAACACGCTGCAGGCGGCGCTGCTGTCCACCTCGCGGCTGCTCAGCACCAGCCTGACGGACTACCTGCGGTGA
- a CDS encoding glycosyltransferase family 4 protein: MHLQPAGAAGAAAAGPHGAAGDPAGPPLPHPAPDQPPGQAAVTVAEARPAGAPGPAAPPPLPQALVLDWQVGTTTGWQVFGLNLALELLRDGRVTPLLLEPTDLTQFDPLQRHALALPLAQQPGLRAMLAAAGEAGLTCEYPVLRALGNGFQGNDGSRRLLSERNVGVIFFEDTALDAAALDRAWRFDRIIAGSTWNGRVLAARGLDAVRVVPQGIDPAVFHPAPRAGRLAGRFVVFSGGKLEYRKGQDLVIAAFRAFQRRHPEALLLTAWHNAWPRTMVGLETTGHVQGLPSVDAYGRLALEPWLLANGLPAGSFLDLGVLPNHRMATALREADVALFPNRCEGGTNLVAMEAMACGVPVILSANTGHLDLLADPEASWRLDHQGRPRGGCPLYRGMDDWGESAVEEMVECLEAAHRDRAEAAHRGIAAARLMQERWSWRRRAAELLEALPA; encoded by the coding sequence ATGCACCTGCAACCTGCAGGCGCCGCTGGTGCTGCAGCTGCCGGCCCGCACGGCGCGGCAGGTGATCCTGCAGGACCCCCGCTACCACACCCGGCACCCGATCAACCTCCGGGACAAGCTGCGGTGACGGTCGCCGAGGCGCGCCCCGCGGGGGCGCCCGGTCCGGCGGCGCCGCCGCCATTGCCGCAGGCCCTGGTCCTCGACTGGCAGGTCGGGACCACCACCGGGTGGCAGGTGTTCGGGCTCAACCTCGCGCTCGAGCTGCTGCGGGACGGCCGGGTCACCCCGCTCCTGCTGGAACCGACCGACCTCACCCAGTTCGATCCGCTGCAGCGTCACGCGCTCGCCCTTCCGCTGGCCCAGCAACCCGGCCTCCGCGCCATGCTGGCCGCCGCCGGCGAGGCCGGGCTCACCTGCGAGTACCCGGTGTTGCGCGCCCTGGGCAATGGATTCCAGGGCAACGACGGCAGCCGCCGCCTGCTGAGCGAGCGCAACGTGGGGGTGATCTTCTTCGAGGACACCGCGCTCGACGCCGCCGCCCTGGACCGGGCCTGGCGCTTCGACCGCATCATCGCGGGATCGACGTGGAACGGACGGGTGCTCGCCGCGCGCGGGCTCGACGCCGTCCGGGTGGTGCCGCAGGGTATCGACCCCGCGGTGTTCCACCCTGCCCCGCGGGCCGGCCGCCTGGCGGGGCGCTTCGTGGTGTTCTCGGGCGGGAAGCTCGAGTACCGCAAGGGGCAGGACCTGGTCATCGCGGCGTTCCGCGCCTTCCAGCGCCGCCACCCCGAAGCCCTCCTGCTCACCGCCTGGCACAACGCCTGGCCGCGCACCATGGTGGGCCTCGAGACCACCGGGCACGTGCAGGGCCTTCCTTCGGTCGATGCCTACGGGCGGCTGGCCCTCGAGCCGTGGCTGCTCGCCAACGGGCTCCCCGCGGGGTCGTTCCTCGATCTCGGTGTGCTGCCCAACCACCGGATGGCCACCGCCCTCCGCGAGGCGGACGTGGCGCTCTTCCCCAACCGCTGCGAGGGCGGCACCAACCTGGTGGCCATGGAGGCGATGGCCTGCGGGGTGCCGGTGATCCTCTCCGCCAACACCGGCCACCTGGACCTGCTCGCCGATCCCGAGGCCTCCTGGCGGCTCGACCACCAGGGGCGGCCGCGCGGCGGCTGCCCGCTCTACCGCGGGATGGACGACTGGGGTGAGAGCGCGGTCGAGGAGATGGTCGAGTGCCTGGAGGCGGCCCACCGGGATCGCGCCGAGGCGGCGCACCGGGGCATCGCGGCCGCCCGGCTCATGCAGGAACGGTGGAGCTGGCGCCGTCGCGCGGCCGAACTGCTCGAGGCGCTGCCCGCCTGA
- a CDS encoding tetratricopeptide repeat protein translates to MLTLGAVPPPPAARGARPTLDEITALLRGANEYHLAGRVRDAELLLEQALQLAPELPEVLHLAGVMAQRAGRPVEALEYLDRALARYPRLAAAHTDRGDILRGLGRADEALAAYRQSLALWSGSPVAWCHLGHALRELRRPDEALRAYREAVARDPESAEARLHLGIVLTSLGDHAEGLEALEAAVRIAPESAVASDHLGVALQRAGRLDEALEAFRRAVALDPRHPAACCHLGAALVEGGQYEQAADALQAALALDPDAPDAHNAMGRVRQGLGYLDQALSAYRQALAIRPDYAEAHLNLGALLDELGRPVEALASCRASLTFRPDCAAAYRRMGGVLRQLDRRAEAVTACRRALELAPDLAAAWTELGDVLRELGRFPEAIAAYDEAIARDPAAACARWRRGLAHLALGHYAAGWEGYEWRYGAAEAGLEARAFTAPRWAGEPLAGRTILVYAEAGPGETLQFARYLPLLAARGGRVVLECAPALRRLLEGLPCVAQAIAAGEPLPTVDYQLPFGSLPAALDEGLDALAGTVPYLPTRIWSARVPLLPPGEGLRVGLALGADAAGERLSPAGLGALLGTPGVTWYQLDAGAWPVSEGALAAVPVHALAPLIRDAADAAPLLGQLDLVITADPVVAHLAGGLAIPAWVVTDPVPEWAFCGEGSRSAWYPEARVFPRSRMSEWGAVVDQVRAGLLEIVRG, encoded by the coding sequence ATGCTCACCCTCGGCGCCGTGCCGCCGCCGCCCGCCGCCCGCGGCGCCCGTCCCACGCTGGACGAGATCACCGCCCTGCTGCGGGGCGCCAACGAGTATCACCTCGCGGGCCGGGTCCGGGACGCGGAGCTCCTGCTGGAGCAGGCGCTGCAGCTGGCGCCCGAACTCCCCGAGGTGCTGCACCTGGCCGGGGTGATGGCGCAACGGGCCGGCCGGCCGGTGGAGGCGCTCGAGTACCTCGACCGCGCGCTGGCGCGGTATCCGCGGCTCGCCGCCGCCCACACCGACCGCGGGGACATCCTCCGCGGCCTGGGCCGCGCCGATGAGGCGCTGGCCGCCTACCGGCAGTCGCTGGCGCTGTGGTCCGGCAGCCCGGTCGCCTGGTGCCACCTGGGCCACGCGCTGCGGGAGCTGCGCCGGCCCGATGAGGCACTCCGGGCCTATCGTGAGGCGGTGGCCCGCGACCCGGAGTCGGCCGAGGCGCGGCTGCACCTCGGGATCGTGCTCACGTCGCTCGGCGACCATGCGGAGGGCCTGGAGGCCCTCGAGGCCGCGGTGCGGATCGCGCCGGAGTCGGCGGTGGCGTCCGATCACCTGGGCGTGGCGCTGCAGCGGGCCGGCCGCCTCGACGAGGCCCTCGAGGCGTTCCGCCGCGCCGTCGCCCTTGATCCGCGGCACCCGGCGGCCTGCTGCCACCTCGGCGCGGCGCTGGTGGAGGGCGGGCAGTACGAGCAGGCCGCGGACGCGCTGCAGGCCGCACTGGCGCTCGATCCCGACGCCCCCGACGCGCACAACGCGATGGGACGGGTGCGCCAGGGACTCGGGTACCTCGACCAGGCGCTCTCCGCCTATCGGCAGGCGCTCGCCATCCGGCCCGACTACGCGGAAGCGCACCTCAACCTCGGGGCGCTGCTCGATGAGCTGGGGCGCCCGGTCGAGGCGCTGGCCAGCTGCCGGGCGTCGCTCACCTTCCGTCCCGACTGCGCCGCGGCCTACCGCCGCATGGGCGGCGTGCTCCGGCAGCTCGACCGGCGGGCCGAGGCGGTCACCGCCTGCCGCCGCGCGCTGGAGCTGGCGCCCGACCTCGCCGCGGCATGGACCGAGCTGGGCGACGTGCTGCGCGAGCTGGGCCGGTTCCCCGAGGCCATCGCCGCATACGACGAGGCCATCGCCCGCGACCCCGCCGCGGCGTGCGCCCGGTGGCGGCGCGGCCTGGCGCACCTCGCGCTGGGACACTATGCCGCGGGGTGGGAAGGCTACGAATGGCGCTATGGCGCCGCGGAGGCGGGGCTCGAGGCGCGGGCGTTCACCGCGCCCCGGTGGGCGGGCGAGCCCCTCGCGGGCCGCACCATCCTGGTCTACGCCGAAGCGGGGCCGGGGGAGACGCTCCAGTTCGCGCGGTACCTGCCGCTGCTGGCCGCGCGCGGGGGCCGGGTGGTGCTCGAGTGCGCCCCGGCGCTGCGGCGGCTGCTCGAGGGACTGCCCTGCGTGGCGCAGGCCATCGCGGCCGGGGAGCCATTGCCCACGGTGGACTACCAGCTGCCCTTCGGCAGCCTGCCCGCGGCGCTCGATGAAGGCCTCGACGCCCTGGCCGGCACCGTGCCGTACCTCCCGACTCGCATCTGGTCGGCGCGGGTGCCGCTGCTGCCGCCGGGGGAGGGCCTGCGCGTGGGGCTGGCCCTGGGCGCCGACGCGGCAGGCGAGCGGCTCTCCCCGGCCGGTCTCGGCGCGCTGCTCGGGACGCCGGGCGTGACCTGGTACCAGCTCGATGCCGGCGCGTGGCCGGTTTCCGAGGGTGCACTCGCGGCGGTGCCCGTGCACGCGCTGGCGCCGCTCATCCGCGACGCCGCTGACGCGGCGCCGCTGCTGGGGCAGCTCGACCTGGTCATCACGGCGGACCCCGTGGTGGCGCACCTGGCCGGTGGGCTGGCCATTCCCGCCTGGGTGGTCACCGACCCGGTCCCGGAGTGGGCGTTCTGTGGCGAGGGCAGCCGGAGCGCGTGGTATCCGGAGGCCAGGGTGTTCCCGCGATCACGCATGTCGGAGTGGGGGGCCGTCGTGGACCAGGTGCGCGCCGGCCTGCTCGAGATCGTCCGGGGCTAG
- a CDS encoding FkbM family methyltransferase, producing MSSSVLPSADHRAARFDAFLDRLREDVYPEPPSGQHSEITRQMWARLQAQVKLPAGARVLDVGCGQGLALELFRAAGHRAVGITIGHEDLAACVAQGYEALEMDQSFLDFPEGSFDLVWCRHALEHSVAPYFTLAGFHRVLAPGGTLYVEVPAPETACHHEQNPNHYSVLGQPAWLSLMQRAGFELLDGIQINFAVPAGPDTYWGFILRKRAAAPRRSEPAPAGDPLREIEFHFPAAGTEQALTLRLDTREDSQATMAAELAAGRFYEPEVSYFLTNVLEAGDTFIDVGGHVGYFTLLASRAVGPSGRVYAFEPEAGNARRLQGHLALNDAGNVTLLPQALGETEGEVLLHVNADNAGGHALWDVREFPTNHQTRARPEVRRVPLTTLAGLLERTQGERVKVVKVDAEGSEHAILKGGMLLFMAREVPFIICEINEFALHQMGASGRGMRGFMAACGYQCYRLSAEEPCLIPFPPEEEHATPYVYNVLFTTQPVLP from the coding sequence ATGAGCAGCTCCGTCCTGCCGTCCGCCGACCACCGCGCCGCGCGGTTCGACGCCTTCCTCGACCGCCTGCGGGAGGATGTCTACCCCGAGCCGCCATCCGGCCAGCATTCCGAGATCACCCGGCAGATGTGGGCCCGCCTGCAGGCCCAGGTGAAGCTGCCGGCCGGCGCCCGGGTGCTCGATGTCGGCTGCGGGCAGGGCCTGGCGCTGGAGCTGTTCCGCGCCGCCGGGCACCGCGCGGTGGGGATCACCATCGGCCACGAGGACCTGGCCGCCTGCGTGGCGCAGGGCTACGAGGCGCTGGAGATGGACCAGTCCTTCCTGGACTTCCCGGAGGGAAGTTTCGACCTGGTCTGGTGCCGGCATGCGCTGGAGCACAGCGTGGCCCCGTACTTCACCCTGGCCGGGTTCCACCGGGTGCTGGCGCCGGGCGGCACGCTGTACGTCGAGGTGCCGGCGCCCGAGACGGCCTGCCACCACGAGCAGAATCCCAATCACTACAGCGTGCTGGGCCAGCCGGCCTGGCTGAGCCTGATGCAGCGGGCCGGCTTCGAGCTGCTCGACGGCATCCAGATCAACTTCGCGGTGCCCGCCGGGCCCGATACCTACTGGGGCTTCATCCTCCGGAAGCGCGCGGCGGCTCCCCGCCGGAGCGAGCCGGCGCCCGCCGGCGACCCCCTGCGGGAGATCGAGTTCCACTTCCCCGCCGCGGGCACGGAGCAGGCGCTCACCCTCCGCCTCGACACGCGGGAGGACAGCCAGGCCACGATGGCGGCCGAGCTGGCCGCGGGACGGTTCTACGAGCCCGAGGTGTCGTACTTCCTGACCAACGTGCTCGAGGCGGGCGACACCTTCATCGACGTCGGCGGGCACGTCGGGTACTTCACGCTGCTCGCCTCGCGCGCGGTGGGCCCGTCGGGCCGGGTGTACGCCTTCGAGCCGGAGGCGGGCAACGCCCGGCGGCTGCAGGGGCACCTGGCGCTCAACGACGCCGGGAACGTGACGCTGCTGCCGCAGGCGCTCGGCGAGACCGAGGGCGAGGTGCTGCTGCACGTCAACGCCGACAACGCCGGGGGCCACGCGCTGTGGGACGTGCGGGAGTTCCCCACCAACCACCAGACCCGGGCGCGGCCCGAGGTGCGGCGCGTGCCGCTCACCACGCTCGCCGGGCTGCTGGAGCGCACCCAGGGGGAGCGCGTGAAGGTGGTGAAGGTGGACGCCGAGGGATCCGAGCACGCGATCCTCAAGGGCGGGATGCTGCTCTTCATGGCCCGCGAGGTCCCGTTCATCATCTGCGAGATCAACGAGTTCGCGCTGCACCAGATGGGAGCGTCGGGGCGGGGGATGCGCGGCTTCATGGCGGCCTGCGGCTACCAGTGCTACCGCCTGAGCGCGGAGGAGCCCTGCCTCATCCCGTTCCCGCCCGAGGAGGAGCACGCCACGCCGTACGTCTACAACGTGCTGTTCACCACCCAGCCGGTGCTGCCGTGA
- a CDS encoding tetratricopeptide repeat protein, whose translation MAPKTAATSRPAPAAARLEEGVRHHQAGRLADAELCYRAVLAAEPGHPDALHLLGLAAFHRGDLPAAARQIRQALARRPSFPAAQSSLGNVLAALGEPAAAVAAHRQALAGMPGDPEVLHNLAAALAANGELDEASTAYRAALARNPAQLVSRLALARTLCVAGHLPEAAAELLALVTAEPSHATAWTLLGTIRTDLGDLDGAGRAYAEAARLAAADFDVQTGLGVVALRRGDAVEALRQFEHAHRLRPDSVLALANLGAALRSVDRHADALPVLERAVALEPGHVLALCNLGAVHLDLGHPAEALRWFDAAVARDPRAVEPRSNRAVALSDQGDYEAAVPAAEAALRLAPDTPGALATLGRALGELGRHAEAIAACRRAIALRPDWSEAHWNLALPLLRTGQYEEGWREFEWRFTAARRRLRPVPSALPAWQGEPLAGRTLLVYWEQGFGDTIHFCRYVPLLAAAGARVLLQVQAPLRRLLAGLAGVAEFVGEDASAVRADYKVALMSLPHRFGTTLETIPATIPYLAAPTRPEALALPRTGRRRVGVAWGGSPAQTNNRFRSLPLAELAPLFALPDVDWYALQVGGPADEAAALAAAGVTDLAPRLGDFADTAAVMEELDLVVTVDTAVAHLAGALGRPTWILLSHTCCWRYLLDRSDSPWYPTARLFRQPARGAWAPVVAAARTALEESRL comes from the coding sequence ATGGCTCCCAAGACCGCCGCGACCAGCCGCCCCGCGCCCGCCGCCGCACGGCTCGAGGAAGGCGTCCGCCACCATCAGGCCGGCCGGCTCGCCGACGCCGAGCTCTGCTACCGCGCGGTCCTGGCCGCCGAGCCCGGGCACCCCGACGCGCTGCACCTGCTGGGGCTCGCGGCCTTCCATCGTGGGGATCTCCCCGCCGCCGCGCGGCAGATCCGGCAGGCCCTGGCCCGCCGGCCCAGCTTTCCCGCCGCGCAGTCCTCGCTCGGCAACGTCCTGGCCGCCCTCGGGGAGCCCGCCGCCGCCGTGGCCGCGCACCGTCAGGCGCTGGCCGGCATGCCTGGCGATCCCGAGGTGCTGCACAATCTGGCCGCCGCGCTGGCAGCCAATGGGGAGCTCGACGAGGCCAGCACGGCCTATCGCGCCGCGCTGGCCCGCAACCCCGCCCAGCTGGTGTCACGCCTGGCTCTGGCCCGCACGCTCTGCGTGGCGGGCCACCTGCCGGAGGCCGCGGCCGAACTGCTCGCGCTGGTCACCGCCGAGCCGTCGCACGCCACGGCCTGGACCCTGCTCGGGACCATCCGCACCGATCTTGGGGATCTCGATGGCGCCGGCCGCGCCTACGCGGAGGCCGCCCGGCTGGCCGCGGCCGACTTCGACGTGCAGACCGGTCTCGGGGTGGTGGCGCTCCGCCGCGGGGATGCCGTCGAGGCGCTGCGGCAGTTCGAGCACGCCCACCGGCTCCGCCCCGACTCGGTCCTCGCCCTGGCCAACCTGGGTGCCGCGCTGCGCTCGGTGGACCGCCACGCCGACGCCCTCCCGGTGCTGGAGCGGGCGGTGGCGCTCGAACCCGGCCATGTCCTCGCGCTGTGCAACCTGGGCGCGGTGCACCTCGACCTGGGGCACCCGGCCGAGGCGCTGCGCTGGTTCGACGCCGCCGTGGCCCGCGATCCCCGCGCGGTGGAGCCGCGGAGCAATCGTGCCGTGGCGCTGTCGGACCAGGGGGACTACGAGGCCGCGGTGCCCGCGGCCGAGGCGGCGCTCCGGCTCGCGCCCGACACGCCCGGGGCGCTGGCCACCCTGGGGCGCGCGCTGGGGGAGCTGGGCCGCCACGCGGAAGCGATCGCCGCCTGCCGCCGGGCGATCGCCCTCCGGCCCGACTGGAGCGAGGCCCACTGGAACCTGGCGCTGCCGCTGCTGCGCACCGGCCAGTATGAGGAAGGGTGGCGGGAATTCGAGTGGCGCTTCACCGCGGCGCGGCGCCGGCTGCGGCCCGTGCCGTCCGCGCTGCCCGCGTGGCAGGGGGAGCCGCTCGCCGGCCGCACCCTGCTGGTGTACTGGGAACAGGGGTTCGGCGACACCATCCACTTCTGCCGCTACGTCCCGCTGCTCGCGGCCGCGGGGGCGCGGGTCCTGCTGCAGGTGCAGGCGCCGCTGCGGCGGCTGCTCGCGGGGCTGGCCGGGGTGGCGGAGTTCGTGGGCGAGGACGCGAGCGCGGTGCGCGCCGACTACAAGGTGGCGCTGATGAGCCTGCCGCACCGCTTCGGCACCACCCTCGAGACCATCCCGGCCACGATCCCCTACCTCGCGGCCCCGACGCGGCCGGAGGCGCTGGCGCTGCCGCGCACCGGCCGGCGCCGCGTCGGCGTGGCGTGGGGCGGGTCGCCGGCCCAGACCAACAACCGCTTCCGCTCCCTCCCGCTGGCCGAGCTTGCGCCGCTGTTCGCGCTGCCTGACGTGGACTGGTACGCGCTCCAGGTGGGCGGCCCCGCCGACGAGGCGGCCGCACTCGCCGCCGCGGGGGTCACCGACCTGGCCCCGCGGCTCGGCGACTTCGCCGACACCGCGGCGGTGATGGAGGAGCTCGACCTCGTGGTCACCGTCGACACCGCGGTGGCGCACCTGGCCGGGGCCCTGGGCCGGCCCACCTGGATCCTGCTGTCGCACACCTGCTGCTGGCGCTACCTGCTCGACCGCTCCGACAGTCCCTGGTACCCGACCGCGCGCCTCTTCCGGCAGCCGGCCCGGGGTGCCTGGGCCCCCGTCGTCGCCGCCGCCCGCACCGCCCTCGAGGAATCCCGTTTATGA
- a CDS encoding flagellin, translated as MKIQTNISANNAYRNLAGTSMNLQKSIEKLSSGFRINRSADDAAGLAIANKLRSDIRSLQSAQRNASQASAMLQIADGAVNTISGMLDRLKELATQANSASIGAEAPKLSAEYQKITQEIDRIVATTKYQGASLVNGTFGATVNTSSTALAATGVSKVTLNGAAAGSYTLAAAASAATLSAATGSQIITGISTSANGSATFDKFGITVNGGSSWVGALALNGTNVTVGATTQADFMVSSSGSYGVGGQDLVSVSASSLNLSVSALGLTTGGTVLDSMTNAAAELTKIDSAITLVNTAIGDLGAALNRFDYSSSNITSVIQNFTAAESTIRDADMAQEMTVFTKSQILQQAGTAMLAQANQAPQSILKLLQ; from the coding sequence ATGAAGATCCAGACCAACATCTCGGCCAACAACGCGTACCGGAACCTCGCCGGGACGTCGATGAACCTGCAGAAGAGCATCGAGAAGCTCTCCAGCGGGTTCCGGATCAACCGGTCGGCCGACGATGCCGCGGGCCTGGCGATCGCGAACAAGCTGCGCAGCGACATCCGTTCGCTGCAGTCGGCGCAGCGGAACGCCTCGCAGGCGTCGGCGATGCTGCAGATCGCGGACGGCGCGGTGAACACGATCAGCGGGATGCTGGACCGGCTCAAGGAGCTGGCCACCCAGGCCAACTCGGCGAGCATCGGCGCGGAAGCGCCGAAGCTGTCGGCGGAGTACCAGAAGATCACGCAGGAAATCGACCGCATCGTGGCCACCACCAAGTATCAGGGCGCCAGCCTCGTGAACGGCACCTTCGGCGCGACGGTGAACACCTCCTCGACCGCCCTGGCGGCCACGGGCGTGTCCAAGGTGACCCTGAACGGCGCGGCGGCCGGGTCCTACACCCTGGCGGCGGCGGCGTCGGCGGCGACGCTGAGCGCGGCGACCGGCAGCCAGATCATCACCGGCATCAGCACCTCGGCCAACGGGTCGGCCACGTTCGACAAGTTCGGCATCACGGTCAACGGCGGGTCGAGCTGGGTCGGCGCGCTGGCGCTCAACGGCACCAACGTCACCGTCGGCGCCACCACCCAGGCCGACTTCATGGTCTCCTCCAGCGGCTCGTACGGCGTCGGCGGCCAGGACCTGGTGTCGGTGTCCGCGTCCAGCCTCAACCTCTCGGTGAGCGCGCTGGGCCTGACCACCGGCGGCACGGTGCTCGACAGCATGACCAACGCCGCGGCCGAGCTGACCAAGATCGACAGCGCCATCACCCTGGTGAACACCGCCATCGGTGACCTGGGCGCCGCGCTGAACCGGTTCGACTACTCGAGCAGCAACATCACCTCGGTGATCCAGAACTTCACCGCGGCCGAGTCGACGATCCGCGACGCCGACATGGCGCAGGAGATGACCGTCTTCACCAAGAGCCAGATCCTGCAGCAGGCCGGTACGGCGATGCTGGCGCAGGCCAACCAGGCGCCGCAGAGCATCCTCAAGCTGCTCCAGTAG